From a single Streptomyces liliifuscus genomic region:
- a CDS encoding SDR family NAD(P)-dependent oxidoreductase, which produces MGRLDDKIAIVTGAASGIGAATARRVAAEGAHTVVADLNLDGAKAVTEEIRAAGGSATAVPVDLGDIESVRAMVDAAIRTYGGLDVLHNNAAATHLAARKDLAVVEADPAVWDDTMRINLRGTMVAIQAAVPHMVARGGGSIINTSSGAGLAGDLRNPAYGASKAALINLTQYVATQHGKQGVRCNAIAPGFIVTPASSGSAHGAIREAMLRHHLTPRLGEPEDVASAVVFLASDESAFITGHTLRVDGGLLAHQPYVADLRDA; this is translated from the coding sequence ATGGGACGACTGGACGACAAGATCGCGATTGTCACAGGAGCCGCGTCCGGTATCGGCGCCGCCACCGCCCGCCGCGTGGCGGCCGAGGGCGCGCACACGGTCGTGGCCGATCTGAACCTCGACGGCGCCAAGGCGGTCACCGAGGAGATCCGAGCCGCCGGAGGTTCCGCGACCGCGGTCCCGGTCGACCTCGGCGACATCGAGAGCGTACGGGCCATGGTCGACGCGGCGATTCGGACGTACGGCGGACTCGACGTCCTGCACAACAACGCGGCGGCCACCCACCTGGCCGCCCGCAAGGACCTCGCCGTCGTGGAGGCCGACCCCGCGGTCTGGGACGACACGATGCGCATCAACCTTCGCGGGACCATGGTCGCCATCCAGGCCGCGGTCCCGCACATGGTCGCGCGCGGCGGCGGCTCGATCATCAACACCTCGTCCGGAGCCGGGCTCGCGGGCGACCTGCGCAATCCCGCGTACGGCGCCTCGAAGGCCGCGCTCATCAACCTCACGCAGTACGTCGCCACGCAGCACGGCAAGCAGGGCGTGCGCTGCAACGCCATCGCGCCGGGCTTCATCGTCACGCCGGCCAGTTCCGGCTCGGCCCACGGCGCGATCCGTGAGGCGATGCTCCGTCATCACCTCACGCCGCGGCTGGGAGAGCCGGAGGACGTCGCGTCGGCGGTCGTCTTCCTCGCCTCCGACGAGTCCGCCTTCATCACCGGGCACACCCTGCGGGTGGACGGCGGCCTGCTGGCCCACCAGCCGTACGTCGCGGACCTGCGGGACGCGTAG